The following are from one region of the Nocardioides marmotae genome:
- a CDS encoding N-acyl-D-amino-acid deacylase family protein: MDADVLVRGATVVDGTGREAYVADVAIAGDRVVAVGDLAGQTARRVVEAEGLVLCPGFIDIHTHSDVSLLHDPAGESKVLQGVTTEVPGNCGFSAFPLAEDRLDLHSDHLARIGDDVLPPAALTWRDLDGYAAKLEQDPPTLNVAPLVGHGTVRVAVMGVDQRPPTDDELDRMRRLVAESLEQGAFGLSTGLTHIPSGYGDTDEVRELVRVVAEHGALYATHARTSATPEGFPEVEEAIDTCRSVGARLQFSHAAINEPHKWGQAGDVVGLFERAEAAGLDVGFDVYPYDASASSLTQYLPPWVQAGGTEGLRRLLADPDTRARAERDLAAGWMDGIPWFWDRVLISRAGPGHDHLVGRSLEEAAHLEGVDPVTLTLDLCLAHGNSVQVVLFYRTEDDMTTFLAHRLSLVGSDGSAVPLDQGGLKPHPRGFGTFPRVLGRYVREQGLLSLPAAVHKMTGAVAERLQLPDRGVVRPGAVADLVLLDPATVVDRATFTEPTQAPVGIVQVLVNGTSVVEDGRLTGARPGRVLRRTTVARRAAEVAR, translated from the coding sequence ATGGACGCAGACGTGCTCGTGCGCGGGGCGACGGTCGTCGACGGGACCGGCCGTGAGGCCTACGTCGCGGACGTCGCGATCGCGGGGGACCGCGTGGTCGCGGTCGGCGACCTGGCGGGGCAGACCGCCCGGCGGGTCGTCGAGGCGGAGGGCCTCGTGCTCTGCCCGGGATTCATCGACATCCACACCCACTCCGACGTCAGCCTGCTCCACGACCCGGCGGGGGAGAGCAAGGTGCTCCAGGGCGTGACCACCGAGGTCCCGGGCAACTGCGGGTTCTCGGCCTTCCCGCTCGCCGAGGACCGGCTCGACCTCCACTCCGACCACCTCGCCCGGATCGGCGACGACGTCCTCCCGCCCGCGGCGCTGACCTGGCGCGACCTCGACGGCTACGCCGCGAAGCTCGAGCAGGACCCCCCGACGCTGAACGTCGCCCCGCTGGTCGGGCACGGCACCGTGCGCGTGGCCGTCATGGGGGTCGACCAGCGCCCGCCGACCGACGACGAGCTGGACCGGATGCGCCGGCTGGTGGCCGAGAGCCTCGAGCAGGGCGCGTTCGGGCTGTCGACCGGCCTCACCCACATCCCGTCGGGCTACGGCGACACCGACGAGGTGCGCGAGCTGGTCCGCGTGGTCGCCGAGCACGGGGCGCTCTACGCCACCCACGCCCGCACCTCCGCGACCCCCGAGGGGTTCCCCGAGGTCGAGGAGGCGATCGACACCTGCCGGTCCGTCGGCGCCCGCCTGCAGTTCTCCCACGCCGCGATCAACGAGCCCCACAAGTGGGGGCAGGCCGGCGACGTCGTCGGCCTCTTCGAGCGCGCCGAGGCGGCGGGGCTCGACGTGGGCTTCGACGTCTACCCGTACGACGCCTCCGCCTCGTCGCTGACGCAGTACCTCCCGCCGTGGGTGCAGGCCGGCGGCACCGAGGGCCTGCGCCGACTGCTGGCCGACCCCGACACCCGGGCCCGCGCCGAGCGCGACCTGGCCGCGGGCTGGATGGACGGCATCCCGTGGTTCTGGGACCGGGTGCTCATCAGCCGCGCCGGCCCGGGCCACGACCACCTCGTGGGCCGCTCGCTGGAGGAGGCGGCCCACCTCGAGGGCGTCGACCCGGTGACCCTCACCCTCGATCTCTGCCTGGCGCACGGCAACAGCGTCCAGGTGGTGCTCTTCTATCGCACGGAGGACGACATGACGACCTTCCTGGCCCACCGGCTCTCCCTCGTCGGGTCCGACGGCTCCGCGGTGCCCCTGGACCAAGGGGGCCTCAAGCCACATCCCCGGGGGTTCGGCACCTTCCCCCGGGTGCTCGGCCGCTACGTGCGCGAGCAGGGGCTCCTCTCCCTGCCCGCGGCGGTGCACAAGATGACCGGAGCGGTGGCGGAGCGGCTGCAGCTGCCCGACCGGGGCGTGGTGCGCCCCGGCGCCGTGGCCGACCTCGTGCTCCTCGACCCCGCCACGGTGGTCGACCGGGCGACGTTCACCGAGCCCACGCAGGCTCCGGTCGGGATCGTCCAGGTCCTCGTCAACGGCACGTCGGTCGTCGAGGACGGCCGGCTCACCGGCGCCCGGCCCGGCCGGGTGCTGCGGCGTACGACGGTGGCCCGCCGCGCCGCGGAGGTGGCCCG
- a CDS encoding M81 family metallopeptidase, translating to MSGPIDATRRQPRGRIAVAGLMFEANTFVPGVTPLTAFETSTYAEGDAVLTAGQGLDSIAGAVAVCTAAGYDVVPTTSAGAMSGPKVAAGVYPALRERLLAGLAPHRGAVDGVYLQLHGAMVAEDELDVEGDLVEAVSALMGVPVAISLDLHCHFTERMAAATPLVAGYHTLPHVDMVSTGERAMRLLLAQLDGATPVLARRGVPMITSAEGQDTNHPPVSEIIARMQALLAEPEVLDASLFMTQPWLDVPGLGWSAVVVTDGRPDLAEAYADELAAMAWERRERVVAPKVAIDDALARVSATRPDPAQGPFVLGDGADSVSAGAAGDGVEVLAALIGLEQAGGLPGRAQVIVTDADAARQCVAAGVGSVVELRVGGSLATDFHQPVTLSGTVVTVTDGRFQSLYPPAPADLGSAVVVRVGTELYVVVTERPASQLDHQLYTRVGLDPRQAHAVVTKSAGGYRAFFEPLARECLDVDTRGPSDSRLERLPFRRVDRPLYPLDRDIVWPAG from the coding sequence GTGTCAGGTCCCATCGACGCCACTCGTCGCCAGCCCCGCGGCCGCATCGCGGTCGCCGGTCTGATGTTCGAGGCGAACACCTTCGTCCCGGGGGTCACCCCGCTGACCGCCTTCGAGACCTCGACGTACGCCGAGGGCGACGCGGTGCTGACCGCCGGCCAGGGCCTGGACTCGATCGCGGGCGCGGTCGCCGTCTGCACCGCCGCGGGGTACGACGTCGTCCCGACCACGTCGGCGGGCGCGATGAGCGGCCCGAAGGTCGCCGCGGGGGTCTACCCCGCGCTCCGGGAGCGGCTGCTCGCCGGCCTCGCGCCGCACCGCGGAGCGGTCGACGGGGTCTACCTCCAGCTGCACGGCGCGATGGTCGCCGAGGACGAGCTCGACGTCGAGGGCGACCTCGTCGAGGCGGTCTCCGCCCTCATGGGCGTGCCGGTCGCGATCTCGCTGGACCTGCACTGCCACTTCACCGAGCGGATGGCCGCAGCCACCCCGCTCGTCGCCGGCTACCACACGCTGCCCCACGTCGACATGGTCAGCACCGGCGAGCGGGCGATGCGCCTGCTGCTCGCCCAGCTGGACGGGGCCACCCCGGTGCTCGCCCGGCGCGGGGTCCCGATGATCACCTCCGCGGAGGGCCAGGACACCAACCACCCGCCGGTCAGCGAGATCATCGCCCGGATGCAGGCCCTGCTGGCCGAGCCGGAGGTGCTGGACGCCTCGCTGTTCATGACCCAGCCGTGGCTCGACGTGCCCGGCCTGGGCTGGTCGGCGGTCGTGGTCACCGACGGGCGCCCCGACCTCGCCGAGGCCTACGCCGACGAGCTGGCCGCTATGGCCTGGGAGCGTCGCGAACGGGTGGTCGCTCCGAAGGTCGCCATCGACGACGCGCTCGCCCGGGTCTCCGCGACCCGGCCCGACCCGGCCCAGGGCCCCTTCGTGCTCGGTGACGGTGCCGACAGCGTCTCGGCCGGCGCGGCCGGGGACGGGGTGGAGGTGCTCGCCGCCCTCATCGGGCTCGAGCAGGCCGGCGGCCTCCCCGGCCGGGCCCAGGTCATCGTCACCGACGCGGACGCCGCCCGGCAGTGCGTCGCGGCGGGTGTCGGCTCCGTGGTCGAGCTGCGTGTCGGCGGGTCGCTGGCGACCGACTTCCACCAGCCCGTCACGCTCTCCGGGACCGTGGTCACGGTCACCGACGGGCGCTTCCAGTCGCTCTACCCGCCGGCGCCGGCCGACCTCGGGTCCGCCGTGGTCGTGCGCGTGGGGACCGAGCTGTACGTCGTCGTGACCGAGCGGCCCGCGAGCCAGCTCGACCACCAGCTCTACACCCGCGTGGGCCTCGACCCCCGGCAGGCCCACGCGGTCGTCACCAAGTCGGCCGGCGGCTACCGCGCCTTCTTCGAGCCGCTCGCCCGCGAGTGCCTCGACGTCGACACCCGCGGCCCCTCGGACTCGCGCCTCGAGCGGCTGCCGTTCCGTCGGGTCGACCGACCGCTCTACCCGCTGGACCGCGACATCGTCTGGCCGGCCGGCTGA
- a CDS encoding fumarylacetoacetate hydrolase family protein: MHLMRVGDPGAERPVVVEAGVAYDLQPITPDIDGDFLAGDGIAEVRRALGEGTLPQVDVTDLRRGAPITRPHAVWCIGMNYAAHAAESGAQPPEVPVLFFKTPNTVVGPDDDVLVPRGSTKTDWEVELAVVIGKRARYLESPAQAREHIAGYTISNDVSEREFQLEASGGQWSKGKCCETFNPLGPALVPADEVDAGNLRLRSWVNGEPRQDSTTADLIFSVDFLVWHLSQVAVLEPGDVINTGTPQGVALSGRFPYLRAGDVVEVSIDGLGAQRQTLRQA, from the coding sequence ATGCACCTCATGCGTGTAGGAGACCCCGGCGCCGAGCGCCCCGTCGTCGTGGAGGCTGGCGTGGCCTACGACCTCCAGCCGATCACCCCGGACATCGACGGCGACTTCCTCGCCGGCGACGGCATCGCCGAGGTGCGGCGCGCGCTCGGCGAGGGCACGCTCCCGCAGGTCGACGTGACCGACCTGCGCCGGGGCGCGCCGATCACCCGTCCGCACGCCGTGTGGTGCATCGGGATGAACTACGCCGCCCACGCCGCGGAGTCCGGCGCGCAGCCGCCCGAGGTGCCGGTCCTGTTCTTCAAGACCCCGAACACCGTGGTCGGGCCCGACGACGACGTCCTCGTCCCGCGCGGGTCGACCAAGACCGACTGGGAGGTGGAGCTCGCCGTCGTCATCGGCAAGCGGGCGCGCTACCTCGAGTCGCCGGCGCAGGCGCGCGAGCACATCGCCGGCTACACGATCTCCAACGACGTCTCCGAGCGGGAGTTCCAGCTCGAGGCCTCGGGCGGGCAGTGGTCGAAGGGCAAGTGCTGCGAGACCTTCAACCCCCTCGGTCCCGCCCTGGTGCCGGCCGACGAGGTCGACGCCGGCAACCTCCGGCTGCGGTCGTGGGTCAACGGCGAGCCCCGCCAGGACTCGACCACCGCCGACCTGATCTTCAGCGTCGACTTCCTGGTCTGGCACCTCTCCCAGGTGGCCGTGCTCGAGCCCGGCGACGTGATCAACACCGGTACGCCGCAGGGCGTCGCCCTCTCCGGGCGGTTCCCCTACCTCCGGGCGGGCGACGTCGTCGAGGTGTCGATCGACGGCCTCGGGGCCCAGCGCCAGACGCTGCGCCAGGCCTGA
- a CDS encoding alanine racemase, producing the protein MTTSTERPAACEPGHRSDRTVPTSRYRSLPDPAVDAAEVGAQGWVLDDLLLPAMVLRDDALRHNIALHAQWCASVGVSQAPHAKTHLSPEIVRLQLDSGAWGMTVATVHQARLLAEVGVQRIILAHQVVDAANVRALARLLEQRPDLTVMPLVDSVAGARLLDAHLARVRPGRRIPVLVELGVPGGRTGARGLGALEAVARVVHESERLTLAGVEGFEGILPVGRGAEHLAPVDSYLARLAEAAAALDAHGLFADVEEVVVTAGGSVFPDRVAAMPRPALSRPLRVVVRSGGTVTHDHGPDAAYPPLAPEAGHPLGALRPALELWAAVVSIPEPGLALAAFGKRDAPYDARLPEVLEVRRDGEPVDAAGVVVDRVNDQHGFLRHDGQLEVGDVLRMGPTHPCTAFDKWPLVPLVDDRDAVVGAVTTWF; encoded by the coding sequence ATGACCACGTCAACAGAACGTCCTGCCGCCTGCGAGCCCGGTCATCGGTCCGACCGGACGGTTCCCACGTCCCGCTACCGCAGCCTCCCCGACCCCGCGGTCGACGCCGCCGAGGTCGGCGCGCAGGGGTGGGTCCTGGACGACCTGCTGCTCCCCGCGATGGTCCTGCGCGACGACGCCCTGCGCCACAACATCGCCCTGCACGCGCAGTGGTGCGCCTCGGTCGGCGTCTCCCAGGCGCCGCACGCCAAGACCCACCTGTCTCCGGAGATCGTGCGCCTCCAGCTCGACTCCGGCGCGTGGGGCATGACCGTGGCGACCGTGCACCAGGCGCGGCTCCTGGCCGAGGTCGGGGTGCAGCGGATCATCCTGGCCCACCAGGTCGTGGACGCCGCGAACGTGCGCGCGCTCGCGAGGCTGCTCGAGCAGCGCCCCGACCTCACCGTGATGCCGCTGGTCGACTCGGTCGCCGGCGCCCGGCTCCTCGACGCCCACCTGGCCCGGGTGCGGCCCGGACGACGGATCCCCGTGCTCGTCGAGCTCGGCGTCCCCGGTGGCCGCACCGGTGCCCGCGGGCTCGGCGCCCTGGAGGCCGTGGCGCGCGTGGTGCACGAGAGCGAGCGGCTCACGCTCGCCGGGGTCGAGGGGTTCGAGGGGATCCTCCCGGTGGGCCGCGGCGCCGAGCACCTCGCGCCCGTGGACAGCTACCTCGCCCGGCTGGCCGAGGCGGCGGCCGCGCTGGACGCGCACGGGCTCTTCGCGGACGTCGAGGAGGTGGTCGTGACCGCCGGGGGATCGGTCTTCCCTGACCGGGTCGCGGCCATGCCCCGCCCCGCGCTGAGCCGGCCGCTGCGGGTCGTGGTGCGCTCCGGTGGCACCGTCACCCACGACCACGGCCCCGACGCGGCGTACCCCCCGCTCGCGCCGGAGGCGGGACACCCGCTCGGCGCGCTGCGCCCCGCCCTGGAGCTGTGGGCCGCGGTCGTCTCGATCCCGGAGCCGGGGCTCGCGCTGGCCGCCTTCGGCAAGCGTGACGCCCCCTACGACGCCCGGCTGCCCGAGGTCCTCGAGGTCCGCCGGGACGGGGAGCCGGTCGACGCGGCCGGGGTCGTGGTCGACCGCGTCAACGACCAGCACGGGTTCCTCCGTCACGACGGACAGCTCGAGGTCGGGGACGTGCTCCGGATGGGGCCGACCCACCCCTGCACGGCCTTCGACAAGTGGCCGCTGGTGCCGCTGGTCGACGATCGCGACGCCGTGGTGGGAGCGGTCACGACCTGGTTCTGA
- a CDS encoding aspartate aminotransferase family protein: MTIAAWPASERAWERTKGSLAGGVSTGLRASMKPHPIFVEGGAGPRLTDLDGNSYLDYVLGWGPVILGHGHPGLTAAVSAQLPLGATYGTGHLLEAEVAEKVLDRIPGMERVLWSNTGTEATQVALRLARGVTGRRRFIKFGGHYHGWSDPMLVGYRPGADGTLGLGSQGQNPSALEDLVLVEWGDLDAVAEALKAPDSDIAAIFCEPVLCNSGVIEPPEGFLAGLRELCDATGTVLVFDEVITGFRIDRGGAVTRYGVTPDLVTLAKAIAGGYPLAAIAGRASILERTTQGIVHAGTYNGNPVVLAAAGATLDALDEPGVYDAFERQGRALADGIRAGFARHGLAVTVNQVGPVVQCIAGVADARTFTDFIGADQEFYDRLTVQLLRRGVFTLPGGRWYLSTAHTDADVAHTVQVLDDALAATLAEGPGPVAR; the protein is encoded by the coding sequence ATGACGATCGCCGCCTGGCCTGCCTCGGAGCGCGCTTGGGAACGCACCAAGGGATCGCTGGCGGGTGGCGTCTCGACCGGCCTCCGCGCGTCGATGAAGCCGCACCCGATCTTCGTCGAGGGCGGCGCGGGCCCCCGGCTCACCGACCTCGACGGCAACAGCTACCTCGACTACGTCCTGGGCTGGGGCCCGGTCATCCTCGGCCACGGACACCCGGGGCTGACCGCCGCCGTCAGCGCCCAGCTGCCGCTGGGGGCGACGTACGGCACCGGGCACCTGCTCGAGGCCGAGGTCGCCGAGAAGGTCCTCGACCGCATCCCCGGCATGGAGCGCGTGCTGTGGAGCAACACCGGCACCGAGGCCACCCAGGTGGCCCTGCGCCTGGCCCGCGGCGTCACCGGCCGCCGACGGTTCATCAAGTTCGGCGGGCACTACCACGGGTGGTCCGACCCGATGCTGGTCGGCTACCGGCCCGGCGCGGACGGCACGCTCGGCCTCGGCAGCCAGGGCCAGAACCCCTCCGCGCTCGAGGACCTGGTGCTGGTCGAGTGGGGTGACCTCGACGCCGTCGCCGAGGCGCTCAAGGCTCCCGACTCCGACATCGCGGCGATCTTCTGCGAGCCCGTGCTCTGCAACTCCGGGGTCATCGAGCCCCCGGAGGGCTTCCTGGCCGGGCTGCGCGAGCTGTGCGACGCCACCGGCACCGTGCTGGTCTTCGACGAGGTCATCACCGGCTTCCGGATCGACCGCGGCGGCGCGGTCACCCGCTACGGCGTGACCCCCGACCTGGTGACCCTGGCCAAGGCGATCGCGGGCGGCTACCCGCTGGCCGCCATCGCCGGCCGCGCGTCGATCCTCGAGCGCACCACCCAGGGCATCGTCCACGCCGGCACCTACAACGGGAACCCCGTCGTGCTGGCCGCGGCCGGTGCCACGCTGGACGCGCTCGACGAGCCCGGGGTGTACGACGCGTTCGAGCGTCAGGGCCGGGCGCTCGCGGACGGGATCCGCGCCGGCTTCGCCCGCCACGGCCTCGCGGTGACCGTGAACCAGGTCGGCCCGGTCGTCCAGTGCATCGCCGGGGTCGCGGACGCCCGCACCTTCACCGACTTCATCGGCGCGGACCAGGAGTTCTACGACCGGCTCACCGTCCAGCTGCTGCGCCGCGGCGTGTTCACCCTCCCCGGTGGCCGGTGGTACCTCTCCACCGCGCACACCGACGCCGACGTCGCCCACACCGTGCAGGTCCTCGACGACGCCCTCGCGGCGACGCTCGCCGAGGGCCCCGGGCCCGTGGCCCGCTGA
- a CDS encoding FAD-binding and (Fe-S)-binding domain-containing protein, which yields MSSAALDGTERAALEAVSAPGEVRTRVVDLAAMAHDASHYLLHPRAVVTASDAEHVARLMRVASAHALPVTFRSGGTSLSGQAGTDGVLVDTRRGFRRVEVLEGGALVRTGPGATVRAVNARLAPHRTRLGPDPASEAACTVGGVVANNSSGMACGTEHNAYRTVESLTFVLPSGTTVDTSDPGADDLLRAAEPALHAGLAALRDRVRANPDSVATIRHQFSMKNTMGYSLDSFLDHDEPVQILARLLVGSEGTLGFVSDVVFRTVPVRPHAATALLVFDSLTDATDALPALLEAGARTVELLDAASLRVVQREPEAGPALAGLAVASHTALLVELQAMTEHELDAEVAQADRVVGGLPLTTPAAFTRDPGERAGLWHLRKGLYTAVAGARPVGTTALLEDIVVPLPVLTETTERLIELFARHGYDDAVVFGHAKDANLHFMITPRFDDPAEVTRYEAFTEDLVDLVLGAGGSLKAEHGTGRIMAPYVRRQYGEELYAVMREVKRLCDPAGVLSPGIVLNEDPRAHVAHLKTTPAVDGAVDTCVECGFCEPVCPSRDVTTTPRQRIVLMRERAQAVADGDVARVRALDEDFAYEAVDTCAADSMCRTACPVTIDTGAVMKRVRAERHGRLVQRAGAVAADHWQGAVTGVRAGLRLADALPANVVAGGSRAARSVLSRDWVPQLADDLPSPGPRRTGTGPRETGPAPAAVFLPSCVGSLFGAADAAGTGCGGSCGCAGSACGSTDVAAGTGARDAGAAESLRALCERAGLALAVPEDVAGLCCGTPWQSKGLTRGYERMSARTFEAVWALSDQGRLPVVSDAASCSLGLREVVERAGRADAGRQLSVVDAVTFVRTTVLPRLEVSRRLRSVAVHPTCSAVHLGSRGDLEAVAAAVAEEVVVPASWGCCGFAGDRGMLHPEVTAAATAPEAAEVSGHRFDAYVSDNRTCEMGMSRATGRSYRHVLELLEECTR from the coding sequence ATGTCCTCCGCCGCCCTCGACGGCACCGAGCGCGCGGCGCTGGAGGCGGTCAGCGCCCCCGGCGAGGTCCGCACCCGCGTGGTCGACCTCGCCGCGATGGCCCACGACGCCTCGCACTACCTCCTCCACCCCCGCGCGGTGGTCACCGCCAGCGACGCCGAGCACGTCGCCCGCCTGATGCGGGTGGCCTCCGCGCACGCGCTGCCGGTGACCTTCCGCTCGGGAGGGACCAGTCTCTCGGGGCAGGCCGGCACCGACGGGGTGCTCGTGGACACCCGCCGGGGCTTCCGGCGGGTGGAGGTGCTCGAGGGCGGCGCGCTCGTCCGCACGGGTCCGGGCGCGACCGTCCGTGCCGTCAACGCCCGGCTGGCCCCGCACCGGACCCGGCTCGGCCCGGACCCGGCCAGCGAGGCCGCGTGCACGGTCGGCGGGGTCGTGGCCAACAACTCCTCGGGCATGGCCTGCGGCACCGAGCACAACGCCTACCGCACCGTGGAGTCGTTGACCTTCGTGCTGCCGTCCGGCACCACGGTCGACACCTCCGACCCCGGGGCCGACGACCTGCTGCGAGCGGCCGAGCCCGCGCTGCACGCCGGGCTCGCCGCGCTGCGCGACCGGGTCCGGGCGAACCCGGACTCGGTGGCCACCATCCGGCACCAGTTCTCGATGAAGAACACGATGGGGTACTCCCTGGACTCCTTCCTCGACCACGACGAGCCGGTGCAGATCCTCGCCCGGCTCCTCGTCGGCTCGGAGGGGACCCTGGGGTTCGTCTCCGACGTCGTCTTCCGCACCGTGCCGGTGCGCCCGCACGCCGCCACGGCGCTGCTCGTCTTCGACTCCCTCACCGACGCCACCGACGCGCTGCCGGCCCTGCTCGAGGCCGGCGCCCGCACCGTCGAGCTGCTCGACGCGGCCTCCCTGCGGGTGGTCCAGCGCGAGCCCGAGGCCGGCCCCGCCCTGGCGGGCCTGGCGGTCGCCTCGCACACCGCCCTCCTCGTCGAGCTCCAGGCGATGACCGAGCACGAGCTGGACGCCGAGGTCGCGCAGGCCGACCGCGTCGTCGGCGGCCTGCCGCTGACGACGCCCGCCGCGTTCACGCGCGACCCGGGCGAGCGCGCGGGGCTCTGGCACCTGCGCAAGGGGCTCTACACCGCCGTCGCCGGCGCCCGCCCGGTCGGCACCACCGCGCTGCTGGAGGACATCGTCGTCCCGCTGCCCGTGCTCACCGAGACCACCGAGCGGCTCATCGAGCTGTTCGCGCGGCACGGCTACGACGACGCCGTCGTCTTCGGCCACGCCAAGGACGCCAACCTGCACTTCATGATCACCCCGCGGTTCGACGACCCCGCGGAGGTCACCCGCTACGAGGCGTTCACCGAGGACCTCGTCGACCTCGTCCTCGGGGCGGGCGGGTCGCTGAAGGCCGAGCACGGCACGGGCCGGATCATGGCGCCGTACGTCCGCCGGCAGTACGGCGAGGAGCTGTACGCCGTCATGCGCGAGGTCAAGCGGCTGTGCGACCCCGCCGGGGTGCTGAGCCCCGGCATCGTGCTCAACGAGGACCCGCGCGCCCACGTGGCCCACCTGAAGACCACCCCCGCGGTCGACGGTGCGGTGGACACCTGCGTCGAGTGCGGGTTCTGCGAGCCGGTCTGCCCCTCGCGCGACGTCACCACGACCCCGCGGCAGCGCATCGTCTTGATGCGCGAGCGCGCGCAGGCGGTCGCGGACGGCGACGTGGCCCGGGTGCGCGCGCTCGACGAGGACTTCGCCTACGAGGCCGTCGACACCTGCGCGGCCGACTCGATGTGTCGGACCGCCTGCCCGGTCACCATCGACACCGGCGCGGTGATGAAGCGCGTCCGCGCCGAGCGGCACGGCCGTCTCGTCCAGCGGGCCGGAGCGGTCGCCGCGGACCACTGGCAGGGCGCGGTCACCGGGGTGCGTGCGGGGCTCCGCCTCGCGGACGCCCTGCCGGCGAACGTGGTCGCCGGCGGCTCCCGGGCCGCGCGCAGCGTGCTCTCCCGCGACTGGGTCCCCCAGCTCGCCGACGACCTCCCCTCCCCCGGCCCGCGCAGGACCGGCACCGGGCCCCGCGAAACGGGCCCGGCCCCGGCCGCGGTGTTCCTCCCCTCCTGCGTGGGCTCGCTCTTCGGCGCCGCCGACGCCGCCGGCACCGGATGCGGCGGCAGCTGCGGCTGCGCCGGCTCCGCCTGCGGCTCCACGGATGTCGCTGCGGGCACCGGTGCCCGAGACGCGGGCGCAGCCGAGTCGTTGCGCGCGCTCTGCGAGCGCGCGGGGCTCGCGCTGGCGGTCCCCGAGGACGTCGCGGGCCTGTGCTGCGGCACCCCGTGGCAGTCGAAGGGGCTGACCCGGGGTTACGAGCGGATGTCCGCTCGCACGTTCGAGGCCGTCTGGGCCCTCTCCGACCAGGGCCGGCTCCCGGTGGTCAGCGACGCCGCGTCGTGCAGCCTGGGCCTGCGCGAGGTGGTCGAGCGGGCCGGCCGGGCCGACGCGGGACGGCAGCTGAGCGTCGTCGACGCGGTGACCTTCGTCCGGACCACCGTGCTCCCCCGCCTGGAGGTCTCCCGGCGGCTGCGCTCGGTGGCCGTCCACCCGACGTGCTCCGCGGTGCACCTGGGCTCCCGCGGGGACCTCGAGGCCGTGGCCGCCGCCGTCGCCGAGGAGGTCGTGGTCCCGGCGAGCTGGGGCTGCTGCGGCTTCGCCGGCGACCGCGGGATGCTCCACCCCGAGGTGACTGCGGCCGCGACGGCCCCCGAGGCCGCCGAGGTCTCCGGGCACCGCTTCGACGCCTACGTCTCCGACAACCGCACCTGCGAGATGGGCATGTCGCGCGCGACCGGCCGCAGCTACCGCCACGTGCTGGAGCTGCTGGAGGAGTGCACGCGGTGA
- a CDS encoding aldose 1-epimerase: MGDVLSVRLVAGGISAAIDSTRGARLTSLRLHGTELLGGAPHEGPGPSSWFDGSFPMAPYAGNVRDGRFSFEGREHRLPRNNGPHAAHGLVEDAPWEVVRHDARSAELAVALPPEWPFGGEVRQRVVLTEESLEVELRCRNDERPMPATLGFHPWFRRDLGQGPVELEVAPGLRYQPLAPGIPGEPGTDLGQRPWDDVFTALAAPPVLRWPGGPVLTVESSSATWMLYEQLAPALCVEPLTAPPDSLGTPRGHVVAPGADLRLTMRLRWDLPG; encoded by the coding sequence ATGGGTGATGTACTGAGCGTGCGGCTGGTCGCCGGCGGGATCTCCGCGGCGATCGACTCCACCCGAGGCGCCCGGCTCACGAGCCTGCGCCTGCACGGGACCGAGCTGCTCGGCGGCGCCCCGCACGAGGGCCCCGGGCCCTCGTCCTGGTTCGACGGCAGCTTCCCGATGGCGCCGTACGCCGGGAACGTCCGGGACGGGCGCTTCTCCTTCGAGGGGCGCGAGCACCGGCTGCCCCGCAACAACGGTCCCCACGCCGCCCACGGTCTCGTCGAGGACGCGCCGTGGGAGGTCGTGCGCCACGACGCGCGCTCCGCGGAGCTGGCGGTGGCGCTGCCGCCGGAATGGCCCTTCGGCGGCGAGGTGCGGCAGCGGGTGGTCCTCACCGAGGAGTCGCTCGAGGTCGAGCTGCGCTGCCGCAACGACGAGCGGCCGATGCCCGCGACCCTCGGCTTCCACCCGTGGTTCCGCCGGGACCTGGGCCAGGGGCCGGTCGAGCTCGAGGTGGCACCCGGCCTGAGGTACCAGCCGCTGGCGCCGGGCATCCCCGGCGAGCCGGGGACCGACCTGGGGCAGCGCCCGTGGGACGACGTGTTCACCGCGCTGGCCGCTCCGCCGGTGCTGCGCTGGCCGGGTGGCCCCGTGCTGACGGTGGAGAGCAGCTCCGCGACCTGGATGCTCTACGAGCAGCTGGCGCCCGCCCTGTGCGTGGAGCCGCTCACGGCGCCGCCGGACAGCCTCGGCACTCCCCGCGGCCACGTGGTGGCGCCGGGAGCGGACCTGCGGCTGACCATGCGGCTGCGCTGGGACCTGCCGGGCTGA